One part of the Polyangiaceae bacterium genome encodes these proteins:
- a CDS encoding phosphotransferase, whose product MNEPVVIARELLASIGVAAAQPELTPMHGGRSGALTFRVEVGSQAYALRIQPEERFTKHFSQLAELQSLAGEAGVAPAVLAVDDRRRAMLSEHIPTEPLIGTLRSSRGLELLSRIGQQLGILHELTPPQSLADRCPTVRTRELLQELCSDGPEFVRRAAVSVTSLEPGPKKAVCHLDLNPTNILFDGEGVRFVDWETAGISDPAFDLATVINLLMLDSASRGALLRGYARSTTPPTEARLEAARRHVYLGYGAEFLRLAGAPAPDWKSEELPALAEAYGEIALGKLDMATQHGQWRLGAAYLGELFRMGREPLGNLSGVR is encoded by the coding sequence ATGAACGAACCCGTAGTGATTGCGCGAGAACTGCTCGCGAGCATCGGCGTAGCCGCCGCTCAACCCGAGCTGACCCCGATGCATGGCGGACGCTCCGGCGCCCTGACCTTCCGTGTGGAAGTCGGCTCCCAGGCGTACGCGCTAAGGATTCAGCCTGAAGAGCGCTTCACGAAGCACTTTTCTCAGCTGGCAGAGCTGCAAAGCTTGGCTGGGGAGGCAGGAGTCGCTCCCGCCGTGCTGGCAGTGGACGACCGGCGTCGCGCCATGCTCTCAGAGCATATCCCCACGGAACCTTTGATTGGAACTCTACGCTCGAGCCGGGGGCTCGAGCTGCTCAGTCGCATTGGGCAGCAGCTTGGGATCCTGCACGAGCTGACACCGCCTCAGTCCCTCGCGGATCGCTGTCCCACGGTGCGCACGCGCGAGTTGTTGCAGGAGCTATGCTCGGACGGTCCAGAGTTCGTGAGGCGAGCGGCTGTCAGCGTCACCTCCTTGGAACCGGGCCCCAAGAAGGCCGTCTGCCACCTCGACCTGAACCCGACCAATATCCTGTTCGACGGCGAAGGTGTGCGCTTCGTCGACTGGGAGACGGCAGGCATCAGCGACCCAGCTTTCGACCTAGCAACAGTGATCAACCTCCTGATGCTCGACTCGGCGTCCCGAGGGGCGTTGCTCCGCGGATACGCGCGCAGCACCACACCGCCGACGGAGGCGCGGCTCGAAGCGGCACGGCGCCACGTGTACCTGGGCTACGGAGCTGAGTTCTTGCGCCTGGCCGGAGCCCCCGCCCCTGACTGGAAGAGCGAGGAGCTACCGGCGTTGGCGGAGGCTTACGGGGAGATCGCCCTCGGCAAGCTAGACATGGCTACCCAGCATGGTCAGTGGCGCCTCGGCGCAGCGTACCTCGGCGAGTTGTTTCGCATGGGCCGTGAGCCTCTGGGCAACCTCAGCGGAGTTCGTTAA